In a genomic window of Streptomyces pristinaespiralis:
- a CDS encoding helix-turn-helix transcriptional regulator yields MGEHQLLGGVAAEVYEYALRNGTFKDEEIAGRLGVDVQLISEAREALQDLRLLAVSANGRVVAALDPDIAEAELVTPLELSIAQRRREIAGIHQELRVLSEVYRSRARSTDDDVPIRVLDDFEDVRREIDLARRRCTEERISLQPGGGRSAELLEQDLLQTLEMRKRGIRIRTLYQNTARASLATRTYVRQICAQGAEVRTAEELSERLIIYDRKFAFIPKERTGKKPPGAALVTDPTVVAYLCRSFESIWQASQPFEIGRTAEYQQITEDLRVSITRLMAKGLKDEGIARRLGMATRTCRRHISAIMEEVGATSRFQAGLLLAQQGLIPDTSAVPANPDSGEVADS; encoded by the coding sequence ATGGGGGAGCATCAACTGCTGGGTGGCGTCGCGGCCGAGGTCTACGAATACGCATTGCGTAACGGAACGTTCAAGGACGAGGAGATCGCAGGTCGCCTGGGCGTCGATGTCCAGCTGATCAGTGAGGCCCGCGAGGCACTGCAGGATCTCCGGCTGCTCGCGGTATCGGCGAACGGCCGTGTCGTGGCCGCTCTCGATCCGGACATCGCCGAGGCCGAACTGGTCACGCCGCTCGAGCTGTCCATCGCCCAGCGGCGCCGCGAGATCGCCGGCATACACCAGGAGTTGCGGGTCCTGTCGGAGGTGTACCGCTCCCGGGCCCGGTCCACGGACGACGATGTGCCTATCCGGGTCCTCGACGACTTCGAGGACGTCCGGCGGGAGATCGACCTCGCCCGCCGGCGCTGCACGGAGGAGCGCATCAGCCTCCAGCCCGGCGGCGGCCGCAGCGCCGAATTGCTGGAGCAGGATCTCCTGCAGACGCTGGAGATGAGAAAGCGCGGTATCCGTATCCGCACGCTCTATCAGAACACCGCCCGCGCGAGCCTCGCCACCCGCACCTATGTGCGCCAGATCTGCGCACAGGGCGCGGAGGTCAGGACCGCCGAGGAGCTGTCCGAGCGGCTGATCATCTACGACCGCAAGTTCGCGTTCATTCCCAAGGAGCGCACCGGCAAGAAGCCGCCCGGCGCCGCGCTCGTCACCGACCCCACGGTGGTCGCCTATCTCTGCCGGTCCTTCGAGTCCATCTGGCAGGCGAGCCAGCCGTTCGAGATCGGCCGGACCGCCGAATACCAACAGATCACAGAAGATCTGCGGGTGTCGATCACGCGGCTCATGGCGAAAGGCCTCAAGGACGAGGGCATCGCGCGCCGGCTCGGCATGGCGACCCGGACCTGCCGCCGCCACATCTCCGCCATCATGGAGGAGGTCGGCGCCACCAGCCGTTTCCAGGCCGGACTTCTCCTCGCGCAGCAGGGATTGATCCCCGATACGAGCGCTGTGCCCGCGAATCCGGACAGCGGCGAAGTGGCAGATTCCTGA
- a CDS encoding amino acid kinase family protein — protein sequence MNGPEVLKFGGSTFRTHAAYEELAAGLEERVRRGGRPTAVVVSAMQGETEGLRGRLHEVNPRPEDATSAGMLATGDLLSAHLLAAALHRRGRTATVLAGHQLGLTTDNSYLWARVVRTDPAPLRRALAEHEVVVVPGGQAVDAEGRPTWLGKNSSDLSALAVARAVGSGVCEIHSDVDGIYTSDPHLIAGARILPRVSYNMAALMSLYGAKVLHRRAVQLALRHRIEIVLRYNRAPFSAGTTISAEGTQMSAVVFNQRSVVLGYPDDARADAAHNAFHGAGIDTVRLTGRPGVAVVGGYVDVEAVQRRAGVEPGREMGVPVAEVRGSKVTMHLAESGEDALHLAQRLHDGMDFPQPRDAVALAGV from the coding sequence ACGTCCGACGGCCGTCGTGGTCAGCGCCATGCAGGGCGAGACCGAAGGGCTGCGCGGCCGGCTGCACGAGGTCAACCCGCGGCCCGAGGACGCCACGTCCGCCGGGATGCTGGCCACCGGCGACCTCCTCAGCGCCCATCTGCTGGCCGCCGCACTGCACCGCAGGGGCCGCACCGCCACGGTGCTCGCCGGCCACCAGCTCGGCCTGACCACCGACAACTCCTACCTGTGGGCGCGCGTGGTGCGGACCGATCCCGCGCCGTTGCGCCGCGCGCTGGCCGAGCACGAGGTCGTCGTGGTGCCCGGGGGACAGGCCGTCGACGCGGAAGGACGGCCGACCTGGCTCGGCAAGAACAGCTCCGACCTGTCGGCGCTGGCGGTCGCCCGTGCCGTCGGCAGCGGCGTCTGCGAGATCCATTCGGACGTCGACGGCATCTACACCTCTGATCCGCACCTGATCGCCGGAGCCCGCATCCTGCCCCGGGTCTCGTACAACATGGCGGCCCTGATGTCGCTCTACGGGGCCAAGGTCCTGCACCGCCGCGCCGTGCAGCTCGCGCTGCGGCACCGGATCGAGATCGTGCTCCGCTACAACCGCGCCCCGTTCTCCGCCGGCACGACGATCAGCGCCGAGGGCACCCAGATGTCCGCCGTGGTCTTCAACCAGCGCTCCGTGGTGCTCGGTTACCCCGACGACGCCCGGGCCGACGCGGCGCACAACGCCTTCCACGGCGCCGGCATCGACACGGTGCGGCTCACGGGCCGCCCGGGGGTCGCGGTGGTCGGCGGCTACGTCGACGTGGAGGCCGTCCAGCGCAGGGCCGGGGTCGAGCCGGGACGGGAGATGGGAGTGCCCGTCGCGGAGGTGCGTGGCAGCAAGGTCACGATGCACCTCGCGGAGAGCGGCGAGGACGCGCTCCACCTGGCGCAGCGGCTGCACGACGGGATGGACTTCCCTCAGCCGAGGGACGCGGTCGCGCTGGCAGGGGTGTGA
- a CDS encoding polysaccharide lyase family 8 super-sandwich domain-containing protein, whose product MEFSRRSVLSVIPAATLLAVAQPLRARAAPRALPSSGQAADHALLLRNTVAVFAGTEEANARPEVAPKVAAIASTARSRLAAMDDAGPGELFAGVPLGTSDPNLSRTFQYLYEIALATRTPGASGLPDGSAVRRRVADGLVRLHDEYYGDQSKGYYGNWFNWEIGIPAHATKTLVLLGDELAAYRPDLAATYIASMDAYLRNGKDGDVDLDSRFHTGANLADITTNRILQGAVLGDDARVSKAVADQLTVFARIDPYDLRHGVTDGFYADGSFVQHASVAYTGSYGKGLLTRIVQSVKILDGTAYVPSESLVGVVQGWVAEGFAPVIFEGWMMEIVKGRAVSRTGTGYADVAAVVEAVVDLAGYATGDDAQALEGYVKYVRQTSRASLDPVTFVSPVSIARYAGILNSPAPAKDLGPAASHAAFNAMDRTVHRRPGYAFALARSSDRISKYEYMSGENLMPWFQGDGAHYLYLSGQDQRQAFGVDYFTTVSPYRLAGVTAPVEDRRTVPELYGTLWYDNPGRGFTSSSESQNTYVYFPRGSHPHSGGARLGAYGSAALVLSDDVAYAAKEAGRLPDDFVAHQGARGTRSWFMLDDEIVVLSAGVTGGAGRAVTTTVDSRIAPPTAPVTVTGELHDGTPWQDAGTTPPAWLRYADAGQGTAVGYVFLSGPRPTVALDTVTRSLRGVRLSNPDTAVTKKVFTVSYELPSGAAPTAMAHAIVPNASERQLASYAGGPLSVLVNTVRVQAVKHTGLGLIAVNTFAAGVHHAERLSVDGPASVVLRRSPDGTCSIAVSDPTTGRRTVRVTLHGRALRAVSADDGVRTTHVPGGTRIDVTTHHAYGRSFTATLR is encoded by the coding sequence GTGGAGTTCTCGCGTCGTTCCGTGCTGTCCGTGATCCCGGCGGCAACGCTGCTTGCCGTGGCACAGCCCCTGCGCGCCCGAGCCGCGCCCCGAGCCCTCCCCTCCTCCGGGCAGGCCGCCGATCACGCCCTGCTGCTCCGCAACACGGTGGCGGTCTTCGCCGGCACGGAAGAGGCCAACGCCCGGCCCGAGGTCGCCCCGAAAGTCGCCGCCATCGCCTCGACGGCCCGGTCCCGGCTCGCCGCCATGGACGACGCCGGACCGGGCGAGCTCTTCGCGGGGGTCCCGCTCGGGACCAGCGATCCCAACCTGAGCAGGACGTTCCAGTACCTGTACGAGATCGCCCTCGCCACCCGCACCCCGGGCGCCTCGGGCCTGCCCGACGGCAGCGCGGTCCGGCGCAGGGTCGCCGACGGCCTGGTCCGTCTCCACGACGAGTACTACGGCGACCAGTCGAAGGGCTACTACGGCAACTGGTTCAACTGGGAGATCGGGATCCCCGCCCACGCGACCAAGACCCTCGTCCTCCTCGGGGACGAGCTCGCGGCGTACCGGCCGGATCTCGCCGCGACGTACATCGCCTCCATGGACGCGTACCTGCGCAACGGCAAGGACGGCGACGTCGACCTCGACTCGCGCTTCCACACCGGGGCCAACCTCGCCGACATCACGACCAACCGGATCCTGCAGGGAGCGGTCCTCGGCGACGACGCCCGCGTCAGCAAGGCCGTCGCCGACCAGCTCACCGTCTTCGCGCGGATCGACCCGTACGACCTGCGGCACGGTGTCACCGACGGCTTCTACGCCGACGGGTCCTTCGTCCAGCACGCGTCCGTCGCCTACACCGGCTCCTACGGCAAGGGCCTGCTCACCCGCATCGTCCAGAGCGTCAAGATCCTCGACGGGACGGCCTACGTGCCGTCCGAGAGCCTGGTCGGCGTCGTGCAGGGCTGGGTCGCGGAAGGCTTCGCCCCGGTGATCTTCGAGGGCTGGATGATGGAGATCGTCAAGGGCCGCGCCGTCTCACGCACCGGCACGGGCTACGCGGACGTCGCCGCCGTCGTGGAGGCCGTCGTCGACCTCGCCGGGTACGCCACCGGCGACGACGCCCAGGCGCTCGAGGGCTACGTCAAGTACGTCCGGCAGACCTCCAGGGCGAGCCTCGACCCGGTCACCTTCGTCTCCCCCGTCAGCATCGCCCGCTACGCCGGCATCCTGAACTCCCCGGCCCCCGCGAAGGACCTGGGGCCGGCCGCCTCGCACGCCGCGTTCAACGCCATGGACAGGACCGTCCACCGCCGCCCCGGCTACGCCTTCGCCCTGGCCCGCAGCTCGGACCGGATCAGCAAGTACGAGTACATGAGCGGCGAGAACCTGATGCCCTGGTTCCAGGGGGACGGCGCCCACTACCTCTATCTGTCCGGCCAGGACCAGCGGCAGGCGTTCGGGGTGGACTACTTCACCACCGTCTCCCCGTACCGCCTGGCGGGCGTCACCGCCCCGGTGGAGGACCGCCGCACCGTGCCGGAGCTGTACGGAACGCTCTGGTACGACAATCCAGGGCGCGGTTTCACCTCGTCCTCCGAGTCCCAGAACACCTACGTCTACTTCCCGCGCGGCAGCCACCCGCACTCCGGCGGCGCCCGCCTCGGCGCGTACGGCTCCGCCGCTCTCGTCCTGTCCGACGACGTCGCGTACGCCGCGAAGGAGGCGGGCCGGCTGCCCGACGACTTCGTCGCCCACCAGGGCGCCCGCGGCACCAGATCGTGGTTCATGCTCGACGACGAGATCGTCGTCCTCTCGGCCGGTGTCACAGGCGGAGCGGGCCGCGCCGTGACCACCACGGTCGACAGCCGGATCGCTCCCCCCACCGCCCCGGTCACCGTCACCGGTGAACTCCACGACGGGACGCCGTGGCAGGACGCCGGCACCACGCCGCCGGCCTGGCTGCGGTACGCCGACGCCGGGCAGGGGACCGCGGTCGGATACGTCTTCCTGTCCGGGCCCCGGCCGACCGTCGCCCTCGACACGGTCACCCGCAGCCTGCGCGGTGTCCGTCTGTCCAACCCGGACACCGCCGTCACCAAGAAGGTCTTCACGGTCTCCTACGAGCTGCCCTCCGGCGCCGCTCCCACGGCCATGGCCCACGCGATCGTCCCGAACGCGTCCGAACGGCAGCTGGCGTCCTACGCCGGCGGGCCGCTGTCCGTCCTCGTCAACACCGTCCGTGTCCAGGCGGTCAAGCACACCGGGCTGGGCCTGATCGCCGTCAACACCTTCGCCGCGGGCGTCCACCACGCCGAGCGCCTGTCCGTCGACGGTCCCGCCTCCGTGGTCCTCCGCCGGTCCCCCGACGGCACCTGCTCGATCGCGGTGTCCGACCCGACGACCGGACGTCGCACGGTCCGGGTCACCCTCCACGGCCGTGCCCTGCGCGCCGTCTCGGCGGACGACGGCGTCCGCACCACCCACGTCCCGGGCGGCACCCGCATCGACGTCACGACGCACCACGCCTACGGCCGCAGCTTCACGGCGACGCTGCGTTAG
- a CDS encoding TauD/TfdA family dioxygenase: protein MVTAFPVHGEPLGRDGTPAGPGAPTRLDLVVPDAVRDTLHGGLAELPDPTGNIDRATARCHQVFAALPTELLQAVMDFGRHIDTAGVALVRNLPVDDMLPPTPDDGGPSRAKRGFVSEGVLLGLTGLLGEPLGVLTEKDGRLIHDIVPVAGGERTQTNQSSAVFLNFHSDITYDPTGRYDVANPDFLVLNCLRGDPSGAAVTYYADARDICGRLPEEELSLLRSPLFRLNAPGSYTRSAAGGAEVLSEPVPVISGPEAFPEIAVSANGVRPLSEEAAAAFERLQRTCREVAHPVRLEPGQALLVNNRKGVHARSPFTARHDGRDRWLQRTYVRRSLWDIRYRVTPTDRRVHF from the coding sequence GTGGTGACGGCATTCCCGGTCCACGGGGAACCCCTCGGCCGCGACGGCACGCCCGCGGGGCCCGGCGCCCCGACCCGTCTGGACCTGGTGGTGCCCGACGCGGTACGCGACACCCTCCACGGCGGCCTCGCGGAACTGCCCGATCCGACGGGGAACATCGACAGGGCCACCGCGCGGTGCCATCAGGTGTTCGCGGCGCTGCCCACCGAACTGCTCCAGGCCGTCATGGACTTCGGCCGGCACATCGACACGGCCGGCGTCGCCCTGGTGCGCAACCTTCCCGTCGACGACATGCTGCCGCCGACGCCCGACGACGGCGGGCCGAGCCGCGCCAAACGCGGCTTCGTCTCGGAGGGGGTGCTGCTGGGGCTGACCGGACTGCTCGGCGAACCCCTGGGAGTGCTCACCGAGAAGGACGGCCGCCTGATCCACGACATCGTGCCGGTCGCCGGCGGGGAGCGGACCCAGACCAACCAGAGCTCGGCGGTCTTCCTGAACTTCCACAGCGACATCACCTACGACCCGACGGGCCGGTACGACGTCGCCAATCCGGACTTCCTGGTGCTCAACTGCCTGCGCGGCGACCCCTCGGGGGCCGCGGTCACCTACTACGCCGACGCCCGGGACATCTGCGGCCGGCTGCCGGAGGAGGAGCTGAGTCTGCTGCGCAGTCCGCTGTTCCGGCTCAACGCGCCGGGCAGCTACACCCGCAGTGCCGCGGGCGGTGCGGAGGTGCTGTCCGAACCGGTCCCGGTCATCAGCGGCCCGGAGGCCTTTCCGGAGATCGCCGTGTCGGCCAACGGAGTGCGCCCGCTGAGCGAGGAGGCGGCGGCCGCGTTCGAGCGGCTCCAGCGGACGTGCCGCGAGGTGGCACACCCCGTCAGGCTGGAGCCCGGCCAGGCCCTCCTGGTCAACAACCGCAAGGGCGTTCACGCGAGGTCGCCGTTCACCGCCCGCCATGACGGGCGGGACCGATGGCTCCAGCGCACGTACGTCCGGCGCAGCCTGTGGGACATCCGGTACCGCGTGACCCCGACCGACCGCCGCGTCCACTTCTGA
- a CDS encoding LysR family transcriptional regulator, with protein MDIRQLATFHKVATLLSFTRAAVELKYAQSSVTAHVKALEESLEVNLFDRLGGRVELTDAGRRLLPYAEQMLALAGEARGAALGSEEPAGVLTVGSMESITSYRMPPLLEFFHHRHPALQIVLRPSLCAETCHALRQGMFDMGFLMEAETQHPGVQTEVLGSEPLTVVAAPDHPLTRAEKVTTDDLRATQVISAEAGCAYRELFEAELNDGTGESLPFLEFGTIESIKRGVAAGLGISLLPSVTVADSLESGTLVTLPWTIPFEVHTQIAWRRGKTLSREMRVFIDQTIKFLSEEYARRP; from the coding sequence ATGGACATTCGGCAGTTGGCGACATTTCACAAGGTGGCGACGCTGCTCAGTTTCACCCGCGCGGCGGTGGAACTGAAGTACGCGCAATCCAGTGTCACCGCGCATGTCAAAGCCCTCGAGGAATCGCTCGAGGTGAATCTCTTCGACCGTCTCGGCGGCCGGGTCGAACTCACGGACGCGGGGCGACGGCTTCTCCCCTACGCCGAGCAGATGCTCGCCCTGGCGGGAGAAGCGCGCGGCGCCGCGCTCGGCTCCGAGGAGCCGGCGGGAGTGCTCACCGTCGGGTCCATGGAGAGCATCACCTCCTACCGGATGCCGCCGCTGCTGGAGTTCTTCCACCACCGCCACCCCGCCCTGCAGATCGTGCTGCGGCCCAGCCTGTGCGCGGAGACCTGCCACGCCCTGCGGCAGGGCATGTTCGACATGGGCTTCCTGATGGAGGCGGAGACCCAGCACCCGGGCGTGCAGACGGAAGTGCTCGGTTCCGAACCGCTCACGGTCGTCGCCGCCCCGGACCATCCGCTCACCCGCGCCGAGAAGGTGACGACGGACGACCTGCGCGCCACCCAGGTCATCTCCGCCGAAGCCGGCTGCGCCTACCGCGAGTTGTTCGAGGCGGAACTCAACGACGGCACCGGGGAATCCCTGCCCTTCCTGGAGTTCGGCACCATAGAGTCCATCAAGCGCGGTGTCGCCGCCGGACTCGGGATCAGCCTGCTGCCGAGCGTCACCGTGGCCGACAGCCTGGAGAGCGGCACCCTCGTGACCCTGCCCTGGACCATCCCGTTCGAGGTCCACACCCAGATCGCCTGGCGGCGCGGCAAGACCCTCTCGCGCGAGATGCGGGTGTTCATCGACCAGACGATCAAGTTCCTCTCGGAGGAGTACGCGCGCCGGCCCTGA